The Streptomyces nigra genome includes the window ACGCCCCGTCGTCCTCGTCCGGGCCGGTGAACAGGCCACCGACGAGCACGAGCAGGACGCCGACGGGCTGCCGTCGACCGAGACGCCGTTCCGGCCCGTCGTCCTCGGACTCGACGCGAACAGCCCCGACGGGACGCTGATCGAGTTCGCGTTCGAAGAGGCCGCGCGCCGCGGCACCCGGCTGCGGGTGCTCCACGGCTGGAACCTCCCGCCGTACTACGTCTACGGCCTGACCGTCGACATCGAACTCCAGGACGAGATCGTCCGGCAGCAGGCCGCCCTGCTCGCCGACGCGCTGAAGCCCTGGCGGCAGAAGTTCCCCGACGTCGAGGTCAGCGAGGAAGTGCCCGCCGGAAGCCCCGGAGCACGGCTCGTGGACGTCTCCCGTGAGGCGTCCCTGGTGGTCGTCGGCCGCCGTATCCGCCGCCGCCCGTTCGGCGCGCACATCGGCCCGGTGACCCACGCCGTCCTCCACCACGCCGTGGCACCGGTCACCGTCGTCCCGCACCACTGACGGACGGCACCCGGGCCGCACCGGCCCACGACGGAGAACACCGTAGAAGACCGCAGAACACCGTAGAAGACCGCAGACCACCGAGGACAGCAGCAGGGGGAGCGATGAAGGACGACACGCCCGGCCGGCCCACCGCCCACGCCCTCCTGGCGGACGGCACCACCGTGGGCATCCGCCCGGCCGGGCCGGCCGACCACGACCGGATCCGCGCCCTGTACGACGCCATGTCCCCGGAGAACCTGCGCCTGCGGTTCTTCACCGCCGGCCGGGGCTCCGCCGAGGCCGCCGCCGACCGGACCTGCGGGCCACCCCGCCCAGGACACCTCGCCCTGCTGGCCGAGACCGGCGGCGACGTCGTCGGACTCGCCGAGTACGACACGGGCGGCACCGCGGAGGCGGACCGGGCCGAGGTCTCCCTCGCGGTCGCCGACCATCTGCACCACCGCGGCATCGGCACCCTCCTCGTCGAGCACCTCGTCTCCGCCGCCCGCGCCCACGGCATCACCACCTTCGCCGCCGACGCGCTCAGCGAGAACCACGAGGTGCTCCGGCTCTTCGCCGGCCTCGGCCTGCGCACCGCCCGCCACTTCGACGGCCCCGAGGTCCGGTGCGTCATCACCCTCGACCAGAGCGACACCTACCTCACCGCCGTCGAGGAACGCGGCCGTACCGCCGACGTCCTCAGCCTCGAACCACTCCTGCGCCCCCGGACCGTCGCCGTGATCGGCGCCGGCCGCCGGCCGGGCTCGACGGGCCGGGCGATCCTGCACCAGCTGCGCTCCGGCGGCTACACGGGCCGCCTCTTCGCCGTGCACCCCACCGCACGGTCCCTCCTCGGCGTCCCCTGCCACCCCTCGGTGGACGCGCTGCCCGTGACACCCGACCTCGCGGTGCTGGCCGTCCCCGCCGACGCGATCCCCGCGGCCGCCGAGGAGTGCGGCAAGTCCGGCGTACGGGCCGTCCTCGTCGTCACCGGCGGACTGGACGCCGTACAGGGCCGCGAACTGCTCGACACCTGCCGGTCCCACGGCATGCGCCTGGTCGGCCCCCATTGCCTCGGCCTCGCGAACACCGACCCGGAACTGCGCCTGTACGCCACGTTCGCCCCGCGTCCCCCGAGCGCCGGTACGGCCGGTGTGGCCGTGCAGTCCGGCGGGGTGGGCATCGCGCTGCTCGACGGGCTGTCCCGGCTCGGCACCGGCGTCTCCACCTTCGCCTCGCTCGGCGACAAGTACGACGTCAGCGGCAACGACATGCTCCAGTGGTGGGAGAGCGACGGCCGCACCGACCTCGCCCTGCTGTACCTGGAGTCCTTCGGCAGCCCGCGCGCCTTCTCCCGCACCGCCCGGCGTGTGGCCCGCCGGATGCCGGTCCTCACCGTCGACGCGGGCCGCACCGAGGCCGGCCGGCGTGCCGCCGCCTCCCACACCGCGGCCGCCGCGACCCGGACCATGACACGCGCCGCGCTGTTCACCCAGGCCGGCATCACGGCGACCCGCTCCTGCGGCGAACTCCTGGAAACCGCCGCGCTGATGCACTCCCAGCCGCTGCCCGCCGGACCCCGTGTCGCCGTCGTCACCAACGCGGGCGGCGCTGGCGTCCTCACCGCCGACGCCTGCGCCGAGGCCGGGCTCCAGCTCCCCGAACTCACCACGGACCTCGCGGACGACCTGCCCGCCGACGCCGTCACCGGCAACCCCGTCGACGTCACCGCCGCCGTCACCGAGGACCAGCTGACCACCTGCGTGGACCGGCTCCTGCGCCACCGTGCCGTGGACGCCGTCGTCGTCGCCCTCGTCCCCACCGCGCTCGCCGCCGCCACCGGTGACGACCTGGTCCGGGCTCTCACCCGGTCCGGACGGCGCCCCAGGCCGGTCGTCGCCGTACGCCTCGAACAGGCCCTGCCCGTCGAACTGCTGCCCGCCGCCGACGGCACCACCGTCCCCTCCTACGCCGAACCCCAGGCGGCCGCACGGGCGTTGGCGCACGCCGCCCGCCGTGCCGCATGGCTCGCCCGCCCCCTCGGCACGGTCCCCGCCCTCGACGGCGTC containing:
- a CDS encoding GNAT family N-acetyltransferase: MKDDTPGRPTAHALLADGTTVGIRPAGPADHDRIRALYDAMSPENLRLRFFTAGRGSAEAAADRTCGPPRPGHLALLAETGGDVVGLAEYDTGGTAEADRAEVSLAVADHLHHRGIGTLLVEHLVSAARAHGITTFAADALSENHEVLRLFAGLGLRTARHFDGPEVRCVITLDQSDTYLTAVEERGRTADVLSLEPLLRPRTVAVIGAGRRPGSTGRAILHQLRSGGYTGRLFAVHPTARSLLGVPCHPSVDALPVTPDLAVLAVPADAIPAAAEECGKSGVRAVLVVTGGLDAVQGRELLDTCRSHGMRLVGPHCLGLANTDPELRLYATFAPRPPSAGTAGVAVQSGGVGIALLDGLSRLGTGVSTFASLGDKYDVSGNDMLQWWESDGRTDLALLYLESFGSPRAFSRTARRVARRMPVLTVDAGRTEAGRRAAASHTAAAATRTMTRAALFTQAGITATRSCGELLETAALMHSQPLPAGPRVAVVTNAGGAGVLTADACAEAGLQLPELTTDLADDLPADAVTGNPVDVTAAVTEDQLTTCVDRLLRHRAVDAVVVALVPTALAAATGDDLVRALTRSGRRPRPVVAVRLEQALPVELLPAADGTTVPSYAEPQAAARALAHAARRAAWLARPLGTVPALDGVETGRARAVADRYLDRHPDGGWLHPRDVAELLGCYGIPQAPWAWAETEEDAVLAAERLRGFDGRVVMKGHWPGLVHKSAEHAVHLDLRGDSQVRAAFRDLETRFAGLLEGVLIQPLADRGTELFAGVVQDEVFGPLVLFGLGGTASDVLADHAARLAPLTDHDVHDLITAARCAPLLLGADGARPADLAGLEQLLLRLSRMAADLPQLAEADFNPVLATPESVTVLDARVRLVPRAPQDPYLRRLRRGGPR
- a CDS encoding universal stress protein is translated as MFRTVVAGLDGSSESRSATDWAAREARLRGLPLTIVHVWEPIPPPMAQAPLLGAETQQNWAERMPREAADAIRLRHPDMELTIEQRTGDATEALLDAAKEAELVVLGSRGLSGIGGFMVGSVGLSVAAHSERPVVLVRAGEQATDEHEQDADGLPSTETPFRPVVLGLDANSPDGTLIEFAFEEAARRGTRLRVLHGWNLPPYYVYGLTVDIELQDEIVRQQAALLADALKPWRQKFPDVEVSEEVPAGSPGARLVDVSREASLVVVGRRIRRRPFGAHIGPVTHAVLHHAVAPVTVVPHH